In Vibrio japonicus, one DNA window encodes the following:
- a CDS encoding flagellin: MAINVNTNVSAMTAQRHLNGAAENMQKSMERLSSGYKINSARDDAAGLQISNRLTSQSRGLDMAVKNANDGISIAQTAEGAMNESTNILQRMRDLALQSSNGSNSKSERIAIQEEVTALNDELNRIAETTSFGGNKLLNGQFGSQSFQIGASSGEAVKLSMGNMRSDTEDMGGKAYVAATGKAADWTVDAGTTDITLGYTDVHGDAQNITINAKAGDDIEQLATYINGQNDDVKASVSEDGKMQLFAASNKVAGDVTIGGGLGTDLGFAAPESKTVADVDVTTVAGSQMAVSIIDGALKNVDSQRAELGAFQNRFGHAINNLDNINENVNASRSRILDTDFAKETTAMTKSQILQQASTSILAQAKQSPSAALSLLG, translated from the coding sequence ATGGCAATTAACGTAAACACTAATGTGTCTGCGATGACTGCTCAGCGCCACCTAAATGGTGCGGCTGAGAATATGCAGAAGTCTATGGAGCGCCTGTCATCAGGTTACAAAATCAACAGCGCACGTGATGATGCCGCAGGCCTGCAAATCTCGAATCGCTTAACTTCGCAAAGCCGTGGTCTAGATATGGCGGTGAAGAATGCAAACGATGGTATCTCTATCGCTCAGACCGCAGAAGGCGCGATGAACGAAAGTACCAACATTCTTCAGCGTATGCGTGACTTGGCGTTGCAATCTTCGAATGGCTCTAACTCAAAATCAGAGCGTATTGCTATTCAGGAAGAAGTGACTGCACTAAACGACGAGTTAAACCGTATCGCAGAAACGACCTCGTTTGGTGGTAACAAACTACTTAATGGTCAATTTGGAAGTCAATCATTCCAAATTGGTGCCAGTTCGGGTGAAGCCGTTAAGCTAAGCATGGGCAACATGCGTTCTGATACCGAAGACATGGGTGGTAAAGCTTATGTTGCTGCAACGGGTAAAGCGGCTGACTGGACAGTTGACGCGGGTACTACTGATATCACCCTAGGATACACAGACGTTCACGGCGACGCTCAGAACATCACTATCAACGCGAAAGCGGGTGATGACATCGAACAGCTGGCGACTTACATCAACGGTCAAAACGACGACGTAAAAGCGTCTGTGAGCGAAGACGGTAAGATGCAACTGTTTGCTGCGAGCAATAAAGTGGCTGGAGATGTCACCATCGGCGGTGGTTTAGGTACTGACCTTGGTTTTGCTGCTCCTGAAAGTAAAACTGTTGCGGACGTTGATGTAACAACTGTTGCGGGTTCTCAAATGGCGGTATCGATTATTGATGGCGCGTTAAAGAATGTCGACAGCCAGCGTGCAGAGCTAGGTGCGTTCCAAAACCGTTTTGGTCACGCGATCAACAACCTAGATAACATCAACGAGAACGTAAACGCATCACGCAGCCGTATCTTAGACACTGACTTTGCGAAAGAAACAACAGCAATGACTAAGTCACAGATCCTACAGCAGGCGAGTACTTCGATTCTAGCGCAAGCTAAACAGTCTCCATCGGCAGCACTTAGCCTCTTGGGTTAA
- a CDS encoding cytochrome c-type biogenesis protein — protein sequence MIRAMCLLILSLLSSQVFAQSSQNQMFIAPDSELERQVELFEFETPQRQKTAIELAKSLRCPQCQNQNLVESNSPLAKDLRLIVFQKINSGESEQQVIDFMTARYGEFVLYKPSFTWKNALLWGLPILLLATFLFASSKSVVKTGR from the coding sequence ATGATTCGAGCTATGTGTTTGCTTATCCTTTCCTTGCTGAGTTCACAGGTTTTTGCTCAGTCGAGCCAAAACCAGATGTTTATTGCGCCTGATAGCGAATTGGAACGCCAAGTTGAATTGTTTGAGTTTGAAACGCCTCAGCGACAAAAAACGGCAATTGAACTCGCCAAGTCTTTACGCTGTCCGCAGTGTCAAAATCAGAATTTGGTTGAGTCAAATTCGCCGCTGGCAAAGGATTTACGCTTGATTGTGTTTCAGAAGATCAATAGCGGTGAAAGTGAACAGCAAGTGATTGATTTTATGACTGCACGATATGGTGAATTTGTGTTGTACAAACCAAGTTTCACTTGGAAGAACGCGTTACTGTGGGGATTGCCTATCCTTCTGCTTGCGACGTTTTTATTTGCGTCATCCAAATCCGTTGTGAAAACAGGACGATAG
- a CDS encoding DsbE family thiol:disulfide interchange protein: MALFKNRNVFIFILLVVGFIGFLLAGLQSESNGNRSQTVVRTFPAVPTVLLNGQSIESASLLLGNDYQLVNVWASWCGICQSEHPYLMTLAQRGVPVIGLNYRDQPLAANGYLNNSGNPYDNVIYDPKGQLGIELGVIGTPETYLVSRNGEVVYKHFGRLTEKAWNKNFARYFEQDVTL; encoded by the coding sequence ATGGCGCTATTCAAGAATCGTAACGTATTTATATTCATTTTGTTGGTTGTCGGTTTCATCGGTTTTCTTCTCGCAGGACTGCAATCAGAATCAAACGGCAATCGTAGCCAAACGGTAGTTCGTACTTTCCCTGCTGTTCCAACGGTGCTATTGAATGGTCAGTCGATAGAGAGCGCAAGCTTACTCTTGGGCAATGACTACCAGTTGGTGAATGTTTGGGCGTCATGGTGTGGTATCTGTCAATCTGAGCATCCGTATTTGATGACTCTCGCGCAGCGCGGTGTACCAGTAATCGGTCTGAACTATCGTGACCAGCCGTTGGCGGCGAACGGGTATTTAAATAACTCAGGTAACCCATACGATAACGTAATCTATGATCCTAAAGGGCAGCTGGGTATCGAGCTTGGTGTAATAGGGACACCAGAAACCTATCTGGTCAGCCGCAATGGAGAGGTGGTTTACAAGCATTTCGGTAGGCTGACGGAAAAAGCGTGGAACAAGAATTTTGCCCGTTACTTTGAGCAGGATGTAACACTATGA
- a CDS encoding DUF2919 domain-containing protein, whose protein sequence is MRYSLEQYDKHGFLKSPKWLWLGWLFMAKAWVVFVVAGASRESGSKILNIVYPDHSMLYLGLAMGIPSIALMWLVSLRSPDRHWVNRIVSWGKAITLLTVISQFGQTLYHVYLEHGAFSWANGSTMVALLWFGIYVLQSKSVSDSLKTPAST, encoded by the coding sequence GTGCGGTATTCTCTCGAACAATATGACAAGCATGGCTTTTTAAAATCGCCTAAATGGTTATGGCTGGGTTGGCTATTTATGGCGAAGGCGTGGGTCGTGTTTGTTGTCGCGGGTGCAAGCCGAGAGAGTGGCAGCAAGATCCTCAATATCGTCTATCCTGATCACTCTATGCTTTATCTTGGTTTGGCTATGGGCATTCCGAGTATCGCGTTAATGTGGCTTGTGAGTTTACGCAGCCCAGATAGACATTGGGTAAACAGGATTGTTAGCTGGGGTAAGGCGATCACGTTGCTCACAGTTATCAGTCAGTTTGGCCAAACCTTGTACCATGTGTATCTTGAGCACGGTGCATTTAGTTGGGCGAATGGTAGCACTATGGTCGCTTTGCTTTGGTTTGGCATCTATGTGCTGCAAAGCAAAAGTGTTAGCGATAGCTTAAAAACGCCAGCTTCGACTTGA
- a CDS encoding heme lyase CcmF/NrfE family subunit, protein MLGESGLFALVLIALLSSLSFARYGWCHFQAKSSDFSLTSISRLNAALAVFSLAVLAGLFLGDQFQFAYVAAHSNSALPPFFKFAAVWGGHEGSMLFWVFTLCLWTGLISLHSLHQSRYFQNVLWVMSGFVAAFAWFTLLASNPFAYSELFVSEGRDLNPMLQDIGLIFHPPLLYLGYIGFSTVLAFALAALLEKEYNHRWVEYCRTWVISAWMLLTLGILIGSWWAYNELGWGGWWFWDPVENASLLPWLTGSALLHSLVASARHQQLKLWSLSLALVTFCLSILGTFIVRSGVLTSVHAFAVDPTKGVALLAILAVTLLCSFILLFKHADGIKSARFTAIVSRGYAIFLATGLFGVATFTVFLGTFYPMIYELIGLGAISVGAPYFNTLMLPLTIGALLLMGSVPYLKWRKGSVVSPRVFLFALLVFLSAGIGCYLWQVEDWQLVVALVWGGAAWVVGSHLHLVWRYRRFSFMALAHIGIAILCVGAVMNGYHSYELNRKMAPETSVNIDNFRAEYQETLWYVGPNYTAEQASIRFHFDDGQTFVVKPERRHYQVRVMNMSEPAIYSTWHGDYYVTLGAKVDSQSYAVKIQYRAYILWIWFGALLTIFGAVLPLLKQASLLTTRTTHGAIQES, encoded by the coding sequence ATGTTAGGGGAGTCAGGACTTTTCGCGTTGGTATTGATTGCGCTACTTAGCAGTTTGAGTTTTGCGCGTTATGGTTGGTGCCATTTCCAAGCCAAGAGTTCTGATTTTTCGCTAACGTCCATTTCAAGGCTGAATGCCGCATTGGCGGTGTTTAGCCTTGCTGTCTTAGCTGGTTTGTTTCTTGGCGACCAGTTCCAGTTCGCTTATGTTGCCGCGCATTCTAACTCAGCGTTGCCACCGTTTTTTAAATTTGCTGCGGTTTGGGGTGGGCATGAAGGATCGATGCTGTTTTGGGTGTTTACCCTATGTTTGTGGACTGGGTTGATATCGCTTCATTCTTTGCACCAGTCCCGTTATTTTCAAAACGTATTGTGGGTGATGAGTGGTTTTGTTGCCGCTTTTGCTTGGTTCACCCTTTTGGCTTCCAACCCGTTTGCCTATTCCGAATTGTTTGTTTCGGAAGGGCGAGATCTAAATCCGATGCTGCAAGATATCGGGCTTATCTTTCATCCACCTTTGCTCTATCTCGGCTATATCGGTTTTTCTACGGTTTTGGCGTTCGCGTTGGCTGCGTTGTTAGAGAAAGAGTACAACCATCGATGGGTGGAATATTGTCGAACATGGGTGATTTCGGCGTGGATGCTACTCACGCTAGGGATTTTGATAGGCTCTTGGTGGGCGTATAACGAGCTAGGTTGGGGCGGCTGGTGGTTCTGGGATCCAGTAGAAAATGCGTCCCTGCTACCTTGGCTGACAGGCAGCGCGTTGTTGCATTCACTGGTCGCTTCTGCGCGTCATCAGCAACTGAAACTTTGGTCGTTGAGCTTAGCCCTAGTCACGTTTTGTTTAAGCATTCTCGGGACGTTTATCGTTCGCTCAGGCGTGTTGACGTCGGTGCATGCATTCGCCGTTGACCCAACCAAGGGCGTTGCGTTGTTGGCTATCTTGGCCGTCACGCTATTGTGTTCGTTCATTTTGCTGTTTAAACACGCTGATGGGATTAAAAGTGCTCGGTTTACCGCTATTGTGAGTCGTGGTTACGCTATTTTTCTCGCCACTGGTTTGTTTGGTGTGGCGACGTTTACCGTCTTTCTCGGCACTTTTTACCCGATGATTTACGAGTTGATCGGTTTAGGCGCGATTTCTGTTGGCGCACCGTATTTCAATACCTTGATGTTGCCTTTGACCATTGGCGCACTGCTACTTATGGGTTCTGTGCCGTACTTGAAATGGCGTAAAGGTTCAGTTGTATCCCCACGAGTTTTTTTATTCGCTTTGTTGGTTTTTCTCTCAGCTGGTATCGGTTGTTATCTGTGGCAGGTCGAAGATTGGCAACTTGTTGTGGCGCTGGTCTGGGGGGGGGCAGCTTGGGTGGTGGGCTCTCATTTACATTTGGTGTGGCGCTACCGCCGCTTCAGTTTTATGGCGTTGGCGCATATTGGTATCGCCATTTTATGTGTTGGCGCGGTGATGAACGGTTATCACTCCTACGAACTTAATCGAAAAATGGCACCAGAGACGAGCGTAAATATCGATAATTTCCGCGCTGAGTACCAAGAGACACTCTGGTATGTCGGGCCAAATTATACCGCGGAGCAAGCAAGTATCCGCTTTCACTTCGATGATGGCCAGACGTTTGTCGTCAAACCAGAGCGCCGTCATTACCAAGTTCGGGTAATGAACATGAGCGAGCCTGCGATTTATTCAACTTGGCACGGTGATTACTATGTCACACTTGGCGCAAAGGTCGATAGCCAGTCCTACGCGGTCAAAATACAATACCGAGCTTATATCCTGTGGATTTGGTTTGGTGCTTTGTTAACCATTTTTGGCGCAGTATTGCCACTGTTGAAACAGGCCTCTTTGCTGACAACGAGAACAACGCATGGCGCTATTCAAGAATCGTAA
- the flaG gene encoding flagellar protein FlaG: protein MEIPSYASNIQPYGSESGTKFASKNDGAQLVSLSKEPQVSEKISQQAIESFERVVEATKEREELNKEERQRLVEQMNNFISSINKGLSFRIDEESGKDVVTIYEADTGDIIRQIPDEEMLEVLRRLREQTARYSSGLVNQTV, encoded by the coding sequence ATGGAAATACCATCCTACGCATCGAACATCCAGCCTTACGGCTCAGAAAGTGGCACTAAATTTGCTTCAAAAAATGATGGAGCGCAGCTCGTTTCCTTATCAAAGGAACCGCAGGTAAGCGAAAAGATAAGTCAGCAGGCTATCGAGTCTTTTGAAAGAGTTGTCGAAGCGACGAAAGAGCGTGAAGAACTCAATAAGGAAGAAAGGCAGCGGCTGGTGGAACAGATGAATAATTTTATCTCTTCTATCAACAAGGGCTTATCATTTCGGATTGATGAAGAGTCCGGCAAGGATGTCGTGACTATTTATGAAGCGGATACTGGCGATATCATACGCCAGATTCCTGATGAGGAAATGTTAGAGGTTCTGCGCCGCCTGAGGGAACAAACAGCCCGGTATTCATCGGGGCTGGTGAACCAAACGGTGTAA
- a CDS encoding Dyp-type peroxidase, translated as MSNPQSAILPEAGPFAQYTLLKITQNPQAVLEQLQALPTLVEELNQTQSGAALTLSVAFTKSFWSQLNVDMPAELIDFPVLGEGDITAPSTDVDVLIHCHSNRQDLHFYLLRKFMSLVVDNAEIVDETNSYRFLDARDMTDFIDGTENPKDAQREEVAIIPGGEFAGGSYVMVQRFIHNLPAWNRLSVAAQEKVIGRTKPDSIELDDVPAASHVGRVDIKEEGKGLKIVRHSLPYGSVSGEHGLLFIAYCNTLHNFKAMLESMYGVTDGKTDQLLRFTKAVTGAYFFAPSADMLQSLQLK; from the coding sequence ATGTCTAACCCTCAAAGTGCAATTCTTCCAGAAGCGGGTCCATTCGCTCAGTACACACTATTAAAAATTACGCAAAACCCTCAGGCTGTTTTAGAGCAGTTACAAGCGTTGCCAACGTTGGTCGAGGAGCTCAATCAAACTCAGAGTGGTGCGGCGTTAACGCTTTCTGTTGCGTTCACCAAATCGTTCTGGAGTCAGTTGAATGTTGACATGCCAGCAGAACTTATCGACTTTCCTGTTTTAGGTGAGGGCGATATTACTGCGCCAAGTACAGATGTTGATGTGCTTATTCATTGCCATTCGAACCGACAAGACCTGCATTTTTACTTGCTGCGCAAGTTTATGTCGCTTGTTGTAGACAATGCGGAAATCGTGGATGAAACCAATTCGTATCGTTTTTTGGATGCGCGTGATATGACCGACTTCATTGATGGTACTGAAAATCCTAAGGACGCTCAGAGAGAAGAAGTGGCGATCATTCCTGGTGGCGAATTCGCGGGTGGTAGCTACGTGATGGTTCAGCGCTTTATTCATAATTTACCTGCCTGGAACCGTCTGAGTGTAGCGGCGCAAGAAAAGGTTATTGGCCGTACTAAACCTGATTCTATCGAGCTAGATGACGTTCCGGCTGCTTCACACGTTGGTCGCGTTGATATTAAAGAAGAAGGCAAAGGTCTTAAAATTGTTCGTCATAGCCTGCCGTATGGTAGCGTCTCAGGTGAGCATGGTTTGCTGTTTATTGCTTACTGCAACACGTTACACAACTTTAAAGCGATGCTAGAAAGCATGTATGGCGTTACGGATGGCAAAACAGACCAGTTGCTTCGCTTTACTAAAGCGGTAACGGGGGCGTATTTCTTTGCGCCGTCAGCCGATATGCTGCAAAGCCTTCAGCTGAAGTAA
- a CDS encoding flagellin, with amino-acid sequence MAVNVNTNVSAMTAQRHLNNATSAQQTSMERLSSGSKINSAKDDAAGLQISNRLNVQSRGLDVAVRNANDGISIAQTAEGAMNETTNILQRMRDLSLQSANGSNSKSERVAIQEEVTALNDELNRIAETTSFGGNKLLNGTFQTKSMQIGADNGEAVMLTLKNMRSDDAAMGGSSYVAANAKDANWTVSDTAKDLSISFTDTDGVAQTVNISAKAGDDIEELATYINGQTDMVKASVDEDGKLQVFAGNDKVDGAVTFGGGLGGELTMGTAQAVTVDTIDVTSVGGAQESVAIIDAALKNVDSHRAELGAFQNRFNHAINNLDNINENVNASKSRIKDTDFAKETTAMTKSQILSQASSSILAQAKQAPNAALSLLG; translated from the coding sequence ATGGCAGTAAATGTAAACACTAACGTATCAGCAATGACAGCTCAGCGTCATCTAAACAACGCAACTAGCGCACAACAAACTTCGATGGAGCGTCTATCGTCGGGTTCTAAAATCAACAGCGCTAAAGACGATGCAGCGGGTCTACAAATTTCTAACCGTTTGAACGTACAAAGTCGCGGTCTAGATGTGGCTGTACGTAACGCAAACGACGGTATCTCTATCGCGCAAACCGCTGAAGGGGCGATGAACGAGACAACGAACATCCTACAACGTATGCGTGACCTATCGCTACAATCTGCAAACGGTTCAAACTCTAAGTCAGAACGCGTTGCGATTCAGGAAGAAGTGACGGCTCTTAATGATGAGCTAAACCGTATCGCTGAAACAACGTCTTTCGGTGGTAACAAGCTTCTTAACGGCACGTTCCAAACTAAATCAATGCAGATTGGTGCGGACAACGGTGAAGCGGTAATGCTTACGCTGAAAAACATGCGTTCAGATGATGCAGCAATGGGTGGTTCTAGCTACGTTGCTGCAAACGCGAAAGATGCAAATTGGACAGTGTCTGACACTGCGAAAGATCTAAGCATCTCGTTTACTGATACAGATGGTGTTGCTCAGACTGTAAACATCTCGGCTAAAGCTGGCGATGACATCGAAGAACTAGCAACGTACATCAACGGTCAAACAGATATGGTAAAAGCATCTGTAGACGAAGACGGTAAACTGCAAGTATTCGCTGGTAATGACAAAGTAGATGGCGCAGTAACATTCGGTGGTGGTCTAGGCGGTGAGCTAACCATGGGAACGGCTCAGGCTGTAACGGTAGACACAATTGATGTGACTTCAGTTGGTGGTGCTCAAGAATCAGTCGCTATCATTGATGCGGCATTGAAAAATGTAGATAGTCACCGTGCTGAACTGGGTGCATTCCAAAACCGATTCAACCACGCTATCAACAACTTAGATAACATCAACGAAAACGTGAATGCATCTAAGAGCCGAATCAAAGATACAGACTTCGCGAAAGAAACAACAGCGATGACTAAGTCTCAGATTCTATCGCAAGCTTCAAGCTCTATTCTTGCTCAAGCGAAGCAAGCACCAAACGCGGCACTTAGCCTACTTGGCTAA
- the nrfB gene encoding cytochrome c nitrite reductase pentaheme subunit: MGNIKLAIVIMLKSLLAFCLYGYSLHAVADTSSLQSEGQNARHEVTLIRDKDYKCVQCHKDAKETLQGSHGVDAHKILGREVNCTECHNNIGPDHREGAPLVTKYSSAQSQKGTDKVFLDPAAILKANSQCTDCHKPKYLRDDNWTHDVHAKNLTCSNCHDVHGSKTKVLSLDRKAQIKLCVDCHSDFNQSKKEE, translated from the coding sequence ATGGGCAATATAAAGTTGGCCATAGTCATAATGCTGAAATCACTTCTTGCATTTTGCCTCTATGGTTATTCTCTTCATGCCGTTGCCGACACTTCAAGCTTGCAATCTGAAGGCCAAAACGCTCGCCATGAAGTCACTCTTATCCGTGACAAGGACTATAAATGCGTCCAGTGTCATAAGGATGCCAAAGAAACATTGCAGGGCTCTCATGGCGTAGATGCGCACAAGATCCTTGGTCGCGAAGTTAATTGCACCGAATGCCATAACAACATTGGTCCGGATCACCGTGAAGGTGCGCCTCTGGTAACGAAATACTCGAGCGCACAGTCGCAAAAGGGCACGGACAAGGTGTTTTTGGATCCAGCAGCAATACTCAAAGCGAACAGCCAGTGTACCGATTGTCATAAGCCGAAATATTTACGCGATGACAACTGGACGCACGATGTGCACGCAAAGAATCTGACCTGTTCTAATTGTCATGATGTTCACGGCAGCAAAACCAAAGTGCTGAGCTTAGATCGTAAAGCTCAGATCAAGCTGTGTGTGGATTGCCACTCTGACTTTAATCAAAGTAAGAAGGAGGAGTGA
- a CDS encoding flagellin: MAITVNTNVAAMTAQRHLTSATDLLNQSLERLASGSRINSAKDDAAGLQISNRLESQMRGLDVAVRNANDGISIMQTAEGAMKETTNLLQRMRDLSLQSSNGSNSQAERNALQEEMSALNDELNRIAETTSFGGRKLLNGSFASSSFQIGAGSGEAVQVSLKNMRSDSIEMGGFSYIASAKAGDSWQVEQGNHILNMQYTNAQGQQENIQIKAKEGDDIEELATYINGQTDKVSASVNEHGQLQLFMAGNETSGTVSFSGSLADQLQMSLAGYEAVDNVDISDVGGAQRAVSVIDTALKYVDSHRAELGAKQNRFTHAINNLENVHENLAASNSRIKDTDYAKETTQMVKQQILQQVSTSILAQAKQQPNLAITLLG; this comes from the coding sequence ATGGCTATTACTGTGAATACCAATGTTGCTGCAATGACAGCGCAACGTCATTTGACGAGTGCGACCGATTTGCTCAATCAATCTTTGGAGCGTTTGGCTTCCGGGAGTCGTATTAACAGTGCCAAAGACGACGCGGCCGGATTACAAATTTCCAATCGCTTAGAATCGCAAATGCGAGGGCTAGATGTGGCGGTAAGAAATGCCAATGATGGGATTTCGATTATGCAAACGGCTGAGGGTGCGATGAAAGAAACCACCAACCTTCTTCAGCGGATGCGTGATCTTTCGCTGCAGTCCTCTAATGGTTCAAACAGCCAAGCAGAGCGCAATGCACTTCAGGAAGAAATGTCGGCGTTAAACGACGAATTGAATCGAATTGCCGAAACTACGTCGTTTGGTGGCCGAAAATTACTTAACGGTTCGTTTGCCTCTTCTTCGTTTCAAATTGGTGCAGGTTCAGGTGAAGCGGTACAAGTCTCACTCAAGAACATGCGTTCAGATAGCATAGAAATGGGTGGTTTCAGTTACATAGCGTCAGCAAAAGCGGGCGACAGCTGGCAGGTTGAGCAGGGTAACCACATCCTCAATATGCAATACACCAACGCGCAAGGTCAGCAAGAGAACATCCAAATCAAAGCTAAAGAGGGTGATGATATCGAGGAGCTTGCGACTTACATTAATGGACAGACAGACAAAGTCTCTGCTTCTGTTAATGAGCATGGGCAGCTTCAACTCTTTATGGCCGGCAATGAAACCTCTGGGACGGTGAGCTTCTCAGGTAGCTTGGCGGATCAGCTTCAAATGAGTTTGGCTGGTTACGAAGCCGTCGATAATGTAGACATTAGTGACGTTGGTGGTGCGCAAAGAGCCGTATCAGTGATTGATACCGCGCTAAAATATGTGGATAGCCACCGCGCTGAGCTTGGAGCTAAGCAAAACCGTTTCACTCACGCCATTAACAATCTTGAAAACGTACATGAGAACTTAGCGGCGTCAAACAGTCGAATTAAAGATACTGACTACGCTAAGGAAACCACGCAAATGGTGAAGCAACAGATCCTTCAGCAAGTGAGTACGTCGATACTGGCGCAAGCCAAGCAGCAGCCCAATTTGGCGATAACCTTGCTGGGATAA
- the nrfC gene encoding cytochrome c nitrite reductase Fe-S protein has protein sequence MSCSRRNFIAGTGALIFTTGVAGTAMLNSRKTLANVEQVGEKRYGMIHDETACIGCTACTDACREVNNVPEGVSRLEIIRSEPQGEFPDVDYRFTRKSCQHCENAPCVYVCPTGAAYKDEETGIIDVHQEKCVGCGYCLAACPYQIRFFNPENKSADKCNFCRDTNLAQGKLPACVESCPTKALTFGDLNDPESEINRVLKTEVVYRDKVHLGTKPKLYKIPHQKGEV, from the coding sequence ATGAGTTGTTCTAGACGAAACTTTATCGCTGGTACTGGTGCGCTTATTTTTACGACCGGTGTAGCAGGTACGGCAATGCTGAATAGCCGTAAGACCCTTGCAAACGTCGAGCAAGTTGGTGAGAAACGTTACGGTATGATTCACGACGAGACCGCGTGTATTGGCTGTACCGCGTGTACCGATGCTTGTCGCGAAGTCAATAACGTTCCCGAAGGCGTATCGCGCTTAGAAATCATCCGTAGCGAGCCGCAGGGCGAATTTCCTGATGTTGATTACCGTTTTACTCGTAAGTCTTGCCAACATTGTGAAAACGCTCCTTGTGTTTATGTTTGCCCAACAGGCGCAGCATACAAAGATGAAGAAACCGGCATTATCGATGTCCATCAAGAGAAATGTGTGGGTTGTGGTTATTGCTTAGCGGCATGTCCTTATCAAATACGTTTCTTTAACCCTGAAAACAAATCTGCGGATAAATGTAACTTCTGCCGAGACACGAATCTTGCACAAGGTAAATTACCAGCCTGTGTCGAATCCTGTCCGACTAAAGCACTGACGTTTGGCGATCTCAATGATCCAGAGAGCGAAATCAATCGAGTGTTGAAAACGGAAGTGGTGTATCGCGACAAAGTACACTTAGGCACCAAGCCTAAGTTGTACAAAATTCCTCATCAGAAAGGGGAGGTGTAA
- the nrfD gene encoding cytochrome c nitrite reductase subunit NrfD gives MNGFESAFHFDSLVWDWIIAIYLFLAGMSAGAVMIGIYLKRKVIEGDPANNGILKAVAWLAPFGIIVGLLILVFHLTKPLEFWKIMIYYNPASVMSMGVVLFQVYMAVLFVWIGVIFRHPIINFCEGKLPGGLLNFVDTFLLKAKSINNPLELFLGFLAIVLAAYTGFLLSALKTYPMLNNPVLPILFLFSSLSSGAAACLLFGILVFKESVTSPSVSWVHGFERPVVLFELFVLVTFFTGLIFSGGQNEVAAWNAIGGGFWSNWFWFGVVLVGMLLPLTLNAVSPKAVRHNGGYIFVVTMLSLFGVLMLRTFILYAGQMTVV, from the coding sequence ATGAACGGATTTGAAAGTGCATTCCACTTTGACTCTCTGGTTTGGGATTGGATCATTGCCATCTACCTATTTTTAGCCGGTATGTCTGCTGGCGCGGTGATGATCGGTATTTACCTTAAACGCAAAGTGATTGAAGGCGATCCTGCCAACAACGGCATTTTAAAAGCGGTCGCTTGGTTAGCGCCTTTCGGTATTATCGTTGGCTTGTTGATACTGGTGTTCCACTTAACCAAACCGCTCGAGTTTTGGAAGATCATGATTTACTACAATCCGGCGTCAGTGATGTCGATGGGTGTGGTGTTGTTCCAAGTTTATATGGCGGTGTTGTTTGTCTGGATTGGCGTGATTTTCCGTCATCCGATCATCAATTTCTGCGAAGGTAAACTGCCAGGTGGGCTGCTCAACTTTGTCGATACGTTTTTGCTCAAAGCAAAGAGTATCAACAACCCACTTGAGTTGTTCTTGGGCTTTTTGGCGATTGTGCTTGCCGCGTATACTGGCTTCTTGCTGTCCGCGTTGAAAACTTATCCGATGCTCAACAACCCAGTTCTGCCGATCTTATTCTTGTTCTCAAGTTTATCGTCTGGCGCTGCGGCGTGTTTGTTGTTTGGTATTTTGGTGTTCAAAGAGTCGGTAACCAGTCCGAGTGTCTCTTGGGTACACGGATTCGAGCGACCTGTTGTGCTGTTTGAGCTGTTTGTGTTGGTGACGTTTTTCACCGGACTTATCTTCAGCGGCGGCCAAAATGAAGTAGCGGCTTGGAACGCCATCGGCGGTGGTTTCTGGTCGAACTGGTTCTGGTTTGGCGTTGTGCTAGTGGGGATGCTATTGCCGCTGACACTCAATGCGGTTTCACCTAAAGCGGTACGTCATAACGGCGGTTATATCTTCGTCGTGACCATGTTGAGCCTATTTGGCGTATTGATGCTGCGTACCTTTATCCTTTACGCCGGACAAATGACGGTCGTATAG